In Bacteroidota bacterium, one DNA window encodes the following:
- a CDS encoding tetratricopeptide repeat protein — MKTFITCLLTVFTFSAISQNHDFENLLKNGKSEFYKEFDKQDYAAAVANLEKAVLLEPDSAEAHYFLGYAYSRLNSKDGKGIVNMNRALTLKCSNEFETVNRLQPHYTGETLALDPWSKITAEWGSLAMCYINNNKADSALWAFSEGKKRGGFSTFFLSVNKAVLDRCSKNSILISSGDNFTIPLWYLQFVENYRTDVAVIDISLLNTDWYPRLLADKGIATFDLSAAVLDTIDYCQWEDSKVTIGKFAWKIAPSYYEHYLLRGDRIFLSLLRKNNFQRDVFFTTAFNEDARLSLKEHLQSKILVDKLITKKQKPVKYAQYKADISKVLELGAKTNLNCDQEINFMDLIRYNIIAHASEYLINKKNKQAQELIDLMDASIDERKIPYQDIEVGEYVEQMRAKLKK; from the coding sequence TTGAAAACATTCATCACTTGCCTGCTGACAGTATTTACATTCAGCGCCATATCACAGAACCACGATTTTGAGAATCTTCTTAAAAATGGCAAATCAGAATTTTATAAAGAATTTGATAAGCAGGATTATGCCGCAGCAGTTGCAAATCTTGAAAAAGCAGTACTGCTGGAACCCGATAGTGCAGAGGCACATTACTTTTTGGGGTATGCTTACAGTCGGTTGAATTCGAAGGACGGTAAAGGAATAGTCAACATGAATAGGGCACTGACATTGAAATGCAGCAATGAATTTGAAACAGTAAATAGGCTGCAACCTCACTATACCGGCGAAACGCTGGCACTTGATCCCTGGTCGAAAATTACTGCTGAATGGGGCTCTCTTGCAATGTGCTACATAAACAACAACAAAGCGGATTCAGCGCTGTGGGCATTCAGCGAGGGCAAAAAACGCGGTGGCTTCAGTACATTCTTCCTGTCTGTGAACAAAGCAGTACTTGACCGCTGCAGCAAAAACTCAATACTGATTTCGTCGGGCGATAACTTCACCATCCCGCTCTGGTATCTGCAATTTGTAGAAAACTATCGCACCGACGTTGCCGTTATTGACATTAGTCTTTTAAATACCGACTGGTATCCGCGCTTATTGGCAGATAAAGGCATTGCCACTTTCGATTTGTCGGCTGCAGTTCTTGATACCATTGATTATTGCCAGTGGGAAGATTCAAAAGTTACCATCGGGAAATTCGCGTGGAAAATAGCGCCAAGTTATTATGAACACTATTTATTACGCGGCGACAGGATATTTCTGAGTCTGCTCCGAAAAAATAATTTTCAGCGTGATGTATTTTTCACCACCGCATTCAACGAAGATGCAAGGCTCAGCCTCAAAGAGCACCTTCAATCGAAGATACTCGTTGATAAACTAATTACGAAAAAACAAAAACCGGTTAAATACGCGCAATACAAAGCTGATATCAGCAAAGTACTTGAATTAGGCGCAAAAACAAACCTGAACTGTGATCAGGAAATAAATTTCATGGACTTAATCCGGTATAATATCATTGCCCACGCCTCCGAGTATCTGATTAACAAAAAAAATAAGCAGGCGCAAGAATTAATTGATTTGATGGATGCATCCATCGATGAACGCAAAATTCCTTATCAGGATATTGAAGTCGGAGAATACGTAGAGCAGATGCGCGCGAAATTAAAAAAATGA
- a CDS encoding DUF1697 domain-containing protein yields the protein MKTYIAILRGINVSGRNIIKMDALRIMMINEGFSNVTTYIQSGNIIFQYKKTAEEKIAHIISGLILQHFSLSVPALVIKKDALIHIVENHPFLNKCKDDLSKIHVTLMSDNPGTLADNLPHDTYLPDEFCIEGKTVYLYCPNGYGNTKLNNTFFENKLKTTATTRNMKTMQELVNLSCNL from the coding sequence ATGAAAACCTACATCGCCATTTTGCGCGGCATAAACGTAAGTGGCAGAAACATCATAAAAATGGATGCTCTGCGTATAATGATGATAAATGAAGGGTTCAGTAATGTGACCACTTACATCCAAAGCGGTAATATTATTTTTCAATATAAAAAAACAGCTGAAGAAAAAATCGCCCACATTATTTCCGGCCTAATTTTGCAGCACTTCAGCCTTAGCGTTCCGGCTCTTGTTATTAAAAAAGATGCCTTAATCCACATTGTAGAGAATCATCCATTTCTGAATAAATGCAAGGATGACCTTTCAAAAATTCATGTAACACTAATGTCCGATAATCCAGGGACTTTAGCTGATAACCTTCCTCACGATACTTATCTGCCCGATGAATTTTGTATTGAAGGAAAAACTGTGTATCTCTACTGCCCGAATGGCTATGGTAACACAAAACTGAACAATACATTTTTCGAGAACAAGCTCAAAACTACGGCAACCACAAGAAATATGAAAACTATGCAGGAGCTTGTGAATCTAAGCTGTAACCTCTGA
- a CDS encoding DNA-3-methyladenine glycosylase I, which yields MINRCPWTKDDAQMNEYHDTEWGVPVHDDDKLFEFIVLDTFQAGLSWQIVLRKRENFRKAFAGFNAEKIARFNDKKVAALLLDEGIIRNKAKIIATIDNAKVFLELKKTYGSFDAFIWKFTKQKTVVNKWKSLSEIPTHSPESDAMSAELKKLGFRFAGTTICYAFMQAAGMINDHLVSCPRHKQVTGNR from the coding sequence ATGATAAATCGCTGTCCGTGGACTAAAGACGATGCCCAGATGAACGAATACCACGATACAGAGTGGGGCGTTCCGGTGCATGATGATGACAAACTGTTTGAATTTATTGTGCTCGATACCTTTCAGGCAGGGCTGAGCTGGCAGATTGTACTTCGCAAAAGAGAAAATTTTCGCAAAGCTTTTGCAGGATTCAATGCCGAAAAAATTGCACGCTTCAATGATAAAAAAGTAGCAGCATTGTTGCTTGATGAAGGCATTATTCGCAATAAAGCGAAGATAATCGCCACCATTGACAATGCAAAAGTTTTTCTGGAATTAAAGAAAACCTACGGCAGCTTCGATGCATTTATCTGGAAATTCACCAAGCAAAAAACCGTAGTGAACAAATGGAAGTCGCTTTCTGAAATTCCAACGCATTCGCCCGAATCGGATGCTATGAGTGCGGAACTGAAGAAACTCGGATTCCGCTTTGCAGGCACGACTATTTGCTACGCCTTTATGCAGGCCGCCGGCATGATCAACGACCACCTTGTGAGCTGCCCGAGGCATAAGCAGGTAACAGGTAATAGGTAA
- a CDS encoding bifunctional 3,4-dihydroxy-2-butanone-4-phosphate synthase/GTP cyclohydrolase II: MTEKLNTIEEAIDDIRKGKLIIVVDDEDRENEGDFVAAAENITPEIVNFMAMYGRGLICTPLSEERCEELGLEMMVVKNTSSHETQFTVSVDLLGQGCTTGISASDRSKTIRALANPKTRPEELGRPGHIFPLKAMNGGVLRRAGHTEATIDLARLAGLSPAGALVEIMNEDGTMARLPDLFVIAEKFDFKIISIKDLIAYRVKNESLIVKEETVEMPTEWGIFKMTSYLQITNGQVHLALSKGEWKKDEPILVRVHSSCVTGDIFGSCRCDCGAQLHRSMEMIEKEGKGVVLYMFQEGRGIGLSNKLKTYHLQEMGRDTVEANLELGFKADERDYGIGAQMLSDLNATRIRLITNNPKKKAGLSGYGIEIVENVSLIIPPNQYNEKYLKTKQQKMGHKLDF, encoded by the coding sequence ATGACAGAAAAACTGAACACCATTGAAGAAGCCATCGACGATATCCGTAAAGGGAAACTTATCATCGTGGTTGACGACGAAGACCGCGAGAACGAAGGCGATTTTGTAGCCGCTGCTGAAAATATTACTCCTGAGATTGTCAACTTTATGGCGATGTACGGCCGTGGGCTGATATGCACACCGCTTTCAGAGGAGCGTTGCGAAGAACTGGGATTGGAAATGATGGTGGTTAAAAACACCTCATCGCACGAAACACAATTCACCGTTTCGGTTGACTTGCTTGGGCAAGGCTGCACTACGGGTATTTCGGCAAGCGACCGTTCTAAAACCATCAGAGCGCTTGCAAACCCGAAAACGCGTCCCGAAGAACTCGGCAGACCCGGACATATTTTTCCGCTAAAAGCTATGAATGGCGGCGTTTTGCGTCGCGCCGGACATACCGAAGCCACCATTGACCTTGCACGTCTTGCCGGCCTGAGCCCTGCCGGAGCACTCGTTGAAATAATGAATGAAGACGGTACCATGGCGCGCCTTCCCGACCTGTTTGTTATTGCAGAAAAGTTTGATTTCAAGATTATCTCCATAAAAGATCTGATTGCCTATCGGGTAAAAAACGAGAGCCTGATTGTAAAGGAAGAAACCGTGGAAATGCCTACGGAATGGGGTATTTTTAAAATGACATCTTACCTGCAGATAACCAATGGTCAGGTACATCTGGCGCTTTCGAAAGGCGAATGGAAAAAAGATGAACCCATTCTTGTAAGAGTTCATTCATCGTGCGTTACAGGCGATATTTTCGGTTCATGCCGCTGCGATTGCGGTGCACAACTCCACCGTTCTATGGAAATGATAGAAAAAGAAGGAAAAGGTGTTGTGCTTTATATGTTTCAGGAAGGCCGCGGAATAGGGCTTTCAAATAAACTGAAAACCTACCATCTGCAGGAAATGGGCCGCGATACCGTGGAAGCAAACCTCGAACTTGGATTTAAAGCCGACGAACGTGATTATGGTATAGGCGCACAAATGCTCAGCGACCTGAATGCAACCCGCATACGGCTTATTACCAACAATCCTAAGAAGAAAGCCGGTTTGAGTGGCTACGGCATCGAGATTGTTGAAAATGTTTCCCTGATAATTCCGCCCAACCAATACAACGAAAAGTACCTGAAGACAAAGCAACAGAAAATGGGCCATAAACTTGATTTCTGA
- a CDS encoding CPBP family glutamic-type intramembrane protease has translation MIRYLSGLFNRIFTETWITTTEDSRTYTLSAKGKKFDYKVLITAVTVALSLVFIEYIGKDPAYITGLLKSLSLNAAAENLRYLTESHPNHQLYSLAYWVMVIMVFYLLLPVLVIKFVFKEKLRNYGLTKGSLFKDYKLYLLMFMVMIPLVLYFSRTDGFQYRYPFYRLATNEPLWPNFWMWELLYLFQFFCLEFFFRGFMVHGLKQRFGYYSVFMMTIPYCMIHFGKPLPEAIAAIVAGIILGTLSLKSRTIWMGVIIHYSVAIAMDLSALWQKGYWGH, from the coding sequence ATGATAAGATACCTCTCCGGACTCTTCAATAGAATATTTACTGAAACCTGGATTACGACCACTGAAGATTCAAGAACCTATACACTCTCCGCGAAAGGAAAAAAGTTTGATTATAAAGTACTCATTACAGCTGTTACCGTTGCGCTGTCGCTGGTTTTTATCGAGTATATTGGCAAAGACCCTGCTTACATCACCGGGCTTCTGAAAAGCTTGTCGTTGAATGCTGCGGCAGAAAATTTGCGTTATCTCACCGAGAGTCACCCGAACCATCAATTGTACAGCCTTGCCTATTGGGTAATGGTAATCATGGTGTTCTACCTGTTACTGCCGGTTTTGGTTATAAAATTTGTTTTTAAGGAAAAACTGCGGAATTACGGACTTACCAAAGGCAGCCTGTTCAAAGATTATAAGCTTTACCTGCTGATGTTTATGGTGATGATACCCTTGGTACTGTATTTCTCACGCACTGATGGATTTCAGTACCGATATCCGTTTTACCGTCTTGCCACCAATGAACCCTTATGGCCAAATTTCTGGATGTGGGAGCTGCTTTACCTGTTCCAGTTCTTTTGCCTTGAATTCTTTTTCAGGGGGTTTATGGTGCATGGTCTCAAGCAGCGTTTTGGCTATTACAGTGTGTTTATGATGACGATTCCCTATTGCATGATACATTTCGGAAAGCCGCTGCCGGAAGCCATTGCCGCCATTGTTGCCGGCATTATTTTGGGCACGCTCAGCCTGAAAAGCAGGACAATCTGGATGGGTGTTATTATACACTACAGCGTGGCCATTGCCATGGATCTTTCTGCGCTCTGGCAAAAAGGTTATTGGGGGCATTGA